GGCTTCCAGGCGTACAATGTGCCACCCAACTCCCAAGGCATGGCCTCTTTATCTATCCTAAACATATTGAACAACATCGATCTGAGGAGCTTGGGTGAAGGAACACCGGATTACTACCACGTGATCGTTGAAGCCACCAAACAGGCATTTGCCGACCGTGACAAGTGGCTGACCGATCCGGAATTTGTGGATATTCCTGTGGACAAGCTGTTGTCCAAAGAGCATGGAAAAGAACTGGCTGCCCGCATCGATATGAAGCAAGCGGCCAAAACAGTCGAACCGCTGGATCCAAAAGGGGACACCACCTGGCTGGCCGTCGTTGACAAATACGGAAATGCCGTTTCCATGATTCAAAGCCACTACTTCGACTGGGGTTCCGGCATCGTTGCGAAAGACACGGGCGTTCTGCTGCAAAACCGGGGAAGCTACTTCTCCCTCGACCCGAACCATATCAACCATCTGGAGCCGGGAAAACGCACCTTCCATACCATCAATCCGGCGATGATGCTGAAAGACAATAAACCATACCTCCTGTACGGCACACAGGGCGGTGAAGGCCAGCCACAGACACAAGCGGCTCTGGCGACGCGGATTATCGACTTCGGCTTCTCCGTCCAAGATGCGATCGAAGCGCCGAGATGGCTGCATGGACGCAACTGGGGTTCTTCCTCCAACAACTTGAAAGTGGAAAGCCGCATTCCGCAGGACGTTTTGGATGAGTTGATCAAGCGAGGCCATCCGGTTGAAAAGCTGGAAGCGGCCTATACGGATGCGATGGGTCAATCCGGCGCGATCCTGATCGATCCTGTAACCAACATTAAATTCGGCGGTGCCGACCCCCGCGGTGAAGGAGCCGCGATGGGCTACTAATACTGTCAGTCATCAGACTGCTGGGCAAAAGGCTCAGCAGTCTGATTTCCTAGCATGAATCACGAAAGGATGCTGCATCCATGCGCCTGTTCAGCAAGCTTCGCAATAAGCTCGTCATCTGGTTTCTGCTTTTGGCTGTCGTACCCCTGATCATCAACTCTTACCTGGTCCTGACTGAGAGCACCCAGATTCTCATTGAGAAACAAAAGGAATCAATGGTCGACTTGACGAAGTCCACCGCCCAGGGAATGGATCAGTGGTTAGACAGAAGACTGACGGAAGTGACGGTACTGGCACGTTCTTCGGACATTCAGTCTACAGATGCCGAGGCAAAAAACGATTTTATCCGCCGATTTACCAAAGAACTCAAAATTTTTGACGGCAATACCTTTATCTCCCCTGACGGGATCGTCACAGCGGACACCTTCGAAGGCAGTCTAGGAATCAACCTCGGGGAGCGTCCGTTTTTCAAGCTGGGAATGGAGGGCAAATCCAGCTTTTCTGACATGCTGATCGCAAAAACGACGGGCAATCGCTCGATTGTCGTCGCCTCCCCTGTCATTAACAAGGAAGGGCAAAAGCTTGGGGTGTTAACGGGACTTGTCAATGTAGATTCCTTCACATCCACCTTCCTGCAAAATTTGAACCTTGGTGAAGACGGCTATCCGATACTCGTGGACAACAAAGGGCTGATCCAGGTACACCCCAATCCAGAACTGATCGGCAAAAGCATTGAAGAAGCTGCATTGCCAGAAGGGTTGACCACCATCCTGAAGACCGGGGCAGCGGAATCAGGATCCTCGACTTATCAGGACGGCGGAAAAGAATACGTCGTTACCTTCTCTTCGATTCCCAGTACGAATTACAGTCTATTCTTCCATATGCCCAGCGAGCAAATTACCTCGCAGGTATGGGCCATCACGAGGTATATCATCATCCTGGTATGTGTGGTTACCGCCATCGTGCTAGCAGCAGCCTTCTTTGTCTCCCGTCAAATCAGCCGCCCGATTGTGGAAGTGGCTTCCGTGACCGGCCGTATCGCGGATGGCGATCTGGCAGTAGACCCATTGAAGATCAGAAGCAGAGACGAAGTCGGTCGACTCTCAGAATCCGTCAACCTCATGGTGGCGAACTTGCACGACATCATCCAAAAAGTGAATACATCTGCGGAAGAACTGGCCGCCTCGGCGGAAGAGCTGTCTGCAAACGCAGAGGAGACCAGCAAGGCGACCGAACAAATCGCTTCCTCCATCCAAGAAGTCGCCTACGGCGCGGAGCAGCAGGTGCAGAGCGTATCAGAGAGCGTCAGCACCATCAACGAAGTGTCCAAGGGCATCCAAAACATCGCCGCCAACGCTCAACACGCGGCAGAGTCTGCCATGACAGCTTCGCAAATTGCGGCTCACGGCAACCAGGCAATTGAAACGGTCATGCATCAGATGGAACTGATCCATGCTACCGTGAACGATATCGCTACCATCGTCAAACGACTGGGAGACAGCTCTCAGGAAATTGGCCAAATCGTCCAAGTCATTACCGATATTGCCCAACAGACCAATCTGCTTTCGCTCAATGCGGCGATCGAAGCCGCGAGGGCGGGCGAACATGGCCGCGGCTTCGCCGTAGTAGCCGATGAAGTGCGCAAGCTGGCTGAGCAATCGGCAAGCTCCGCCCAACAAATCGAGCAGCTGATCGCCTCGATCCAGAACGAGTCGCATCAGGCTGTCGATTCGATGGAAAAAGGCACGCGAGAAGTGTCCCTGGGCATCGAGGTCGTAAACGAAGCCGGTAAATCTTTTGTGCAGATACGCGATTCTGTCTCGCAGGTGGCCAGCCAGATTCAGGAGGTTCAGGCCTATTCCCAGCTGATGACCAAAGATACCGAACAAGTCGTCCAGCTGATTGGACAGATCTCTGCGATTGCGGAAAACTCGGCGGATGGCACGCAAAATGTGTCCGCGGCGACAGAAGAGCAGCTGGCTGCTATCCAGCAGGTCACCTCGTCGGCGGAGTCCTTGGCAAAAGTGGCCGAGGATTTGCAAGAACAAGTGCGAAAGTTTGTCCTCTACCGGTAGATGCGCCTCCCGTGCATCCCGCACGCAGCAGTGACAAAGCGCTCCCTTTGCGTATACAGGAAACAGCCCCCGAAGCGAGATGGGTCACTTCGGGGGCTCGTTTTTTTTCGACTGGCAAAAAAAAGCTGATGCCCCTCGACTTGCGGGCATCAGCTTGGCACCCTACTGCTAGCAAATGGCCAGCATGCGATCCGGATGATTGGTGCAGATTTGCACATGTGGATATGTCTTTACGATTTGCTGAATCGCTTGTGGATCATCTACTGTCCAGGCGATTACCTCGATCCCCTGTTCAAAGGCAGCGTTGACCAACTCCTCGGTCAGATACGGATAGGCGATGGACAGGACAGTGGCTCCTGCCTCGCGAAGCTGCTCCAGCATCATAACCGGATTTGCGCAGACAATCAGGCCGCATCTCACTTCGGCGTCGAGGCTCCGGAATCGGCGGATTTCCTCATGGTCAAAAGAGGTGACATAGACGTCCCGCTTCATATCATGCCGCTCCAGCAGAGCCAGGACCGTCTCGGACAGGCCCGGATGCATCCCGGGGGCCGTCTTCAGTTCGATGTTCAGCAGGCAGCGTCCCTTGACTGCCTGCAGCACTTCCTCCAGGGAGGGAATCCGTTCACCGGCATACCGCTCGCCAAACCAGCGTCCAGCATCCAGGGTGCGCAATTCTTCATAGGTGAATGCAGAAACCAACCCGTTGCCGTTTGTCGTTCGCTCCAGCGTGAAGTCATGGAGCAGCACCGGTACGCCGTCTTTGGACAGCTGCACATCGATCTCAATCGCGCCAATCGCCGGTTCTGCCAGCGCCAATCGGATGGCGGTCATCGTGTTTTCCGGCGCCTTTCCCGACCAGCCGCGGTGTGCCATACAGATGTTCATGTTCTTCCCTCCATTTTGCTTCGGTTGCCCCGTGGCCTGTTTCCTTACTTCTTCAAGAGCTTCTGCCCTTTTTCCACAGCATTTCCAATCGCCTCGTCGACAGTCGCCTGCCCTAATACAGCCCGCTGGATTTCCGTCATAATCACTTCTTGCAGCTCCTTGTAGCCCGGCACCATCGGACGCGGTTTAGCGTACTCCAGCTGCTTGACCGCTACTTGGAAGTTCGGCTCTTTCTCATAAGCCTTTTTCATCTCATCGGAGTCCACGGCTGCTTTCGTTACAGGCATATACCCGGTCTCCAGGGACCACGGGATGGTTTGTTTCGTGTCTGTCATCCATTCTATGAATTCCCAGGCAGCTTTTTTCTCTTCATCGGAAGACTTGGCCAGCATCACCAGATTGGCTCCCCCGGTAGGGGCTCCATAGCTCTTGTTGGCCGGGAGAAAGGCTGTACCCATGTCGAACTTGGCCGCTTCCTTCAATCCGCGCAGATCTCCGGTCGACGTAAAGATCATGGCTACCTGCTGGTTGATGAAATCCTGCTTGGCGACATCCCAGGCATTGTACTTCTCGCCGGGAGGTGCCTTCATTATGCCCTCTTCCAGCATGCTCGTCCAGAAGGCCAGTGGAGCTTTTCCGTACTCTTCGGAAATCAGCAGGCTTTTGCCGTCTTCGCTCAGGATATTTCCCCCGCTCTGGAAGACCAGCGCTTCGTAAAACCAGATGTCAATCGGCGTGGAGAATCCGTAGGTTTTCGTCTTGTCTCCCTCTTTTTTCGTCAGCGCTTGGGAGAACTGGCGCAGCTCTTCCCAGCTTTTCGGCCCTTCCGGATCAAGTCCTGCCGCTTTCAGCAGATCCCGGTTCAGATACAGCAGCGGGGTCGAGCGGTTAAACGGAATGGCGTACAGCTTTTCCTTCCAGTAGGAGTTGCCCATCAAACCGGGAATGTACTTGTCTTCCGCGCCTTTCGCGTATTCGCCCAGATCCTGCAAGACTTTTGCCTCCGCAAAAGCGCCGATCGAACCTACCTCCACCATCGTCACATCAGGCTGGTTCCCTGCGGATACGGCGGCCAGCACCTTGGCATGGTTTTCGTAGTAGCTGCCCTGATAGGATGGTTTCACGACGATGTGCTTGTGGGACTCGTTGAATTCCTTTACCATCTTCTCGATCATTTCGCCGTTGCGGCCGCCGAGGGCGTACCAGAAATCGATTTCGACCGGCTTCGCATCAGCCGCCTGGGACTGGGGCTGGGAGGCAGAACCGCCCGCACCGCTTGCCTGTCCGCCTGCCCCCTGTTGATTGCCGGTGCCGCATCCAGCGAGCACAGCCGTCAGACCCAATACACATGCCATCATCGATATACGAACTTTTTTCACCGCAAATGCCTCCTTTTATTATCAGAGAAAACATGCTCTCCGGATTACTTGGATTGGTAGACAAACGCGCGGATGATATGCCGCTGCGCGAAAAAGAATATGGCGAGAATCGGCAGGACGAGAATCATGTTGCCCGCCATGATCACATTCCACAGCTTGCCGCCTTCTACCGCCTTGAGCATGGAGATGCCGATAGGCAGCGTTCTGACCTCCGCGCTGTTGGTCATGATCAGCGGCCAGAAATAGTCATTCCAGTGGTAGATGAAGCTGAACAGGCCAAAAGTGACAAGCACTGGCTTGGCCATCGGCACCATGATCGTCCACATGATCTTCCATTCCGAGGCGTTGTCGAGCCGGGCCGCTTCGATGATTTCATCCGGGACCTGCATGAATGACTGGCGCAAGAGAAAGATGCCAAACGCGCTCGCCCCATACGGGAGGATCAAGGCCCACAGGGTATTGACCAGCCCCCAGTGGCTGAGTTCCACATAGACGGGGAGAAAAATGACCTGCGCGGGGATCATCAGGGCGATCAGGGTGAGGCCAAACAGCGCCTCTCTGCCGCGAAAGCGATAGCGGGCAAAGGCATACGCCGCCGGCACTCCGGTCAATAGCTGGAGGACGAGAATCCCTGCCGCCACGAGAAAGCTGTTCCATACATAGGTGAGAAACGGTCCCGATCTCCAGGCGGTCTCGAAATTTTCAAACTGCCAGGACTCCGGCCACCAGGTCGGCGGGAATTGGTAGACCTCCGGCATGGTTTTAAATGCCGTCAAAAACATCCAGAGAAACGGAAACACAAAGGCCAGCGCCACTGCCGCAAGCAGCAGCCACTCCACGGCTTTCCAGGCCTTGATGCCGATTCGTTGCATCCCGATCCGCCTCCTTTCCACTCTTCATCCTTTTTGCTGCGATGCTGCCTCAATCCGATGACTACCGGTAGTGAACGCGCTTCTCCATCACCCGAAAGTGGATCAGCGTGAGCAGACCGACCAGTCCGAGCAGGATGACAGAAGCTGCCGAGGCAATGCCCCCGTTGTAAAAGTCCATGCCCTGCTCATAGATGTAGAAGACCAGCATGTTGGTGCTGTTGACCGGTCCCCCCTGCGTCATGATGTAGATGGTGTCGAATACCTGAAACGACGAGATCGTGTTGATGACGAGCAAAAAGAAGATCGTCGGCGACAGCATCGGGATCGTGATCCGCGACAGTGTCCGCCACCAGGGGGAGCGGTCCAGCGAAGCCGCTTCGTAGATGTCCCGCGGAATGCTCTGCAGCCCGGCAATAAAGACGATCGTATTGTAGCCGACCCCTTTCCAGACGCTGACCAGGATCAGGGACAAGAGTGCGCTCTTGGTGTCAGACAGCCACGTGTAGCCCGGCAGGCCGAAAAACTCCAGAACGGCATTGAGCAAGCCGTACTGCGGATCCATGAGCCACATCCAGAGCATCGCCACGGAGACCAGCGAGATGATGTGGGGGCTGAAAACAGCCGCCTGTATCAGTCCGTAAATCCGGGCCTTCCGGTTCAGCCAGAGGGCCAGGAAAAAGGACAAGCTGATCCCCAGCGCCACCGTGCTGAGCGTGTAGACCACGGTCGTGCCCAGCACCTGCCGGAAATCGCTGTCCTGCAGGATCTCCGCGAAGTTGGCCAATCCGACCCATTCGATCTCCTCCAGATTGAGCAGGGACCAGTCAAAAAACGACAGGTAGATTACATAGGCGATGGGAAAGAAGAAAAAGACAGCGAAAAAAGCAAGGGCCGGTGTGACATAGAGATACGGCCGGATCCGCTCAAGCCACTCAGCCAGACCGTATCGCGCTTCCGTCCGCGTAACCGCTGGCCCGTCAGCGGCGGGCAGTTCTTGAGCAGCAGCTGCTTTTCTCATCCAACCACTCCTTTGGCCAGGGCGGGCTCGGGCGAGCTGCCCGGCGAGTGCGAACCTTTGCCTGGCGTAAAGCCGGATGCTGGCTCATTCGCCCCTCTATCGGGTGTCTGCTGACTGTTACCTGATTGCCGCAAGCGATTTTCCGCCCGTCTCACCCGTCTTCCCGTGGTCCGGTCAAAGACGTAGAGACTGCTCCGCGGCACCGTCACCATCACCGGTGTACCGCTGTCCATTAAGGTGTCCACAGCGGTCTTGACCACGATGCGTCCCTTCTTGGTTTCCACATGGTAAAGCGCATCCGAACCGAGAATCTCCCGGGAATGGATTCGGCCGGGAAGGAGCAGTTCATCCAAGGTCGATGCGGATACAGCATCCGCATGACAGAGATGCGCTTTCTCCGGGCGGAACCCCCACTGCTCCTGTCCGTCTCCATCGGCGGGGATGATATTCATCGGCGGAGAGCCGATAAACTGGGCGACGAACAGGTTCTCCGGCTCCAGATACAATTCCATCGGCGCCGCCACCTGCATGATTTGGCCCTCGTTCATCACCACGATCTGATCCCCCATCGTCATCGCTTCCACCTGGTCATGGGTGACGTAGATAAAGGTGCTCCCCAACTGCTTGTGCAGGCTGGTCAGTTCGACCCGCATCTGGTTGCGCAGCTTGGCGTCCAGATTGGAGAGCGGTTCGTCCATCAGGAACACCTGCGGTTTTTTCACCATCGCGCGGGCCAGGGCCACGCGCTGTCTCTGTCCGCCGGAGAGCTGGGCGGGCTTCCGCGTCAGGTACGGCGTCAGGCCGACGACTTCGGCTATTTCCCCGACCCGCTGCTGGCATTCCTTTTTCGAATATCCCCGGTTTCTGAGTCCGTAGGCGATATTGTCATAGACACTCATCGTCGGATAGAGAGCATAGTTTTGAAAAACCATTGCGACATCCCGTTTGCCCGGAGGCAGATGGGTAACCGGCTGCTCGCCGATCAAAATCTCCCCGCTCGTGGCCTCTTCCAGCCCGGCAATCATCCGGAGCGTCGTCGATTTCCCGCATCCCGACGGGCCGACCAGTACGGTAAAGGAGCCGTCGGGGACGACCAAATCCAGACCTTTGACCGCGTTCTGGCTCTGAAAAGCCTTGGTAATCTGCTTCAACACCACTTCCGCCATCCGTTACTCCCCTCCCTGGATCTTTACGGCCATCATCTCTTCCGCAAAGCGGCGAATATCGGCAAAGCGGTAATCGGGGACGGCATACTTCCACTCCATCGGTCCGTACCACTCCAGGACGACCGATTTGACTCCCGCTCCCACCGCTGCCAGGACGTCATACTGACTGTCTCCGATCATCAGCGCCTGTCCGGGCTCCATGCCGAGCAGCTGCAATGCCTTCGCGATCGGCTCCGCTGAGGGCTTGCCCCGCGAGACGTCATCGACAGCCACCACTACCTCGAACAGATCGGCGATTCCCGCCAGCTCCAGACCCGCTACGGCGAACTCCCGCTGTTTATTCGTCACCACCGCCAGGCGAAAGCCCGCTGCCGACAGCTTTTCCAACTCCTCGCGAACATGGGGAAACAGGCGGGCATGCTCCTGGTGATGCGCACGGACATAGGAAAAGTAGCAGTCCATCACAGCTTTTCGGTCATAAGTCTTTTCCGCTGCCGAGGCCAAAAAGTCATCAAAGGACTCGCCAAAGCGATCTTCCAGGTCGGCGCGGCCAAATCGTCCCGGGGCAAACTGTTCCGCCGTGTAGACGACTGCGTCAATCACCGCCTCTTTGCTGTCCAACAGGGTCCCGTCCAGATCAAACAACAGGCATGGATACATCGGCCAGACACTCCTTCCATAATGGATAGCTTCCTGCTGAGACGGCCGCTGCCCCGAATTGCAGGGCATGCTCCATCTGCTCCCGCTTGCGGATCAGCCCGCCCGCGATGATCGGCGTCTCCCCCAGCTCCCGGGCGTACTCCGCGATCATCTCGGGGAGCAGCGCCGGCATCAGCTCGACCGCATCCGGCTTTGTCTCCTGAACCGACTGCAGACCCGACCGGAGCGCGTCACTGTCTACCAGGAAAAGCCGCTGGATCGTGAGCAGACCTTCTTTTTTGGCCAGCTTCACCAAGGTATTGCGCGTCGTCACGATGCCGTCCGGCCTGACGTAATGAGCGACGAAGGCGACGCCTTCCCGGTCGTAGCTGATCCCGCCGATTCGCTCCAGATGCAGAAAGACGGGGATGTCCCGGCTCTTGAACAGATCGACGTAGCGTTTGATGACCCCGATGTTGCCCGTCGAGAGCACCACCGCGCTGACCTGTGCCTCTGCCGCTTTCTCCAGAAATTTTGCCTCTTTGACGGATGCAATCATTTTGAATCGGTGAAGCCGTTGATAAAATTCTGCCTGATTCACGTCGGCCTGCCTCCTTTTCCAAAACCAAAAAACCCCATGCGACAAGACAATTGCCAAAGACTTCAGGATGAAAGTGCTTGGTAATGAATGTCGGGGGTTTCTCCAGGGCTCCAACCGAAAACGATTCACTTGTTAGTTCGTATGATAAGGCACTCGAGTTAAGAGAACGTGAACATTCCATTAATGTTCTGAAATGTCTCTGTAAATTCCCAGGCACGAGGCTGCGGGGAGATGAAGCATATTTCCTCGCGAATACAAAAAAGCACACCCCTCTTGGGTGTGCCCGATGTATGAATGCTGTTCTCCCAGCCAAAACAGCCAGATCAGATCGATACAGCCGCGACCGCATCCAAAGCGATCTTCGCCTCCGCCTCAATCGCTTTTTGCGTCGTCTCGGTATGCGGGTCGTAGGTCTCCAGCAGGTCGGCATCCGCGTAGCCGTCAATCGCCAGAATCGATCCGGCCTTCATGCCTCGCAAAGCCGATATGACGAAGAGCGCCGAGTTTTCCATCTCTACGGCCAGGACGCCTGCTTTTTGATACAGCTTATGCGGAAATTCCACGACGCCGTTGTAAAACATGTCCATCGTCAGGGTAATGCCCTCCGCCACATAGAGGCCTGTCCGGCGCTCTTCTGCCGCCTTGACCAGAGCATTCACCACATGGCGGTCCGCCAGTGCCGGGAATCCGGGAGGAACCAGCTGACTGGTCAGTCCATCCTGACGTACGGCCGCCGTGCTGATCACCAGACTGCCCGGCTCGATTTCCTTTTGGTAAGAACCGGCCGTTCCTATACGGATGATGGTTTTTACCCCGCCCTTGGCCAGTTCCTCAAAGCAGACGGCTGCGCCCGGCGAACCGACGCCATGGCTGACCACCGCTACCTCGATGCCGTTCCACTTTCCTTTGTAGCTGTGGTATTCGCGGTTTTCCCCGATCAGAGTGTGCTCCGCAAGCAGAGAGGCGATCCGCCCCGCGCGTTTCGGGTCTCCGCACACGATCACCCGTTCCGGCAGTTGGGCCGGGTCAATTTTTAGATTCGGCAGCATTTTAATCAAACTCCTTTTTCTCCCACTCATCTTCCGGGATCGGCAGGGCTTCGCCGGAGAACCGCTCCTCGCGGAAAGGATCTCCGTTCAGGTGAAAGCCGTTTTGCTCCCAAAAGCCGGGCTTGTTTTCGGTCATAAATTCAATGCCTCGCAGCCATTTCACGCTTTTCCAAAAATAGAGGTGGGGGACGATCAGCCGCAGCGGCCACCCGTGCTTGTCAGTCAGCGGCTCCCCGTCAAAGGAGTGGGCCAAGAGGACATCATCCCGATCCAGATCGGACAGCGCGAGATTTGCCGTGTACCCGTGGTCGCCGTGCAGCATCACGTAGCTGCCCTTCGGCACCACGCCCGCAGCCGCGAGGAAATCACGGAAGCGCACTCCTTCAAACCGGTTGTCGAAGCGCGACCAGCGGGTGACGCAATGGATGTCGCAGGTGAGGGCGCTCTGCGGCATCGCCAGCAGGTCGTCATAGCGCAGGGTCACTTCCTGTTCCACTTCACCATATACCCGCAGCGTCCAGGTCTTCAGGTCGTAGACCGGCACCTCCCCCTCGTGCAAAATCGGAAAGCGCTCCGTGAGCACCTGGCCCGGCGGCAGCCTTTTGGCCAGGGCGGGGTCGACAGCGGGCACCTTCATGCGTTTGATTCGATCCGCTTTATTCATCTCGATCTCTCCTCTCCTGACATGTCAAAACGGTTTCCGCTCTTATGCGCGGTTTATTCTGCCCATCGCGTGCTTTGCTCTCCTACCGCGTGCTTTGCTGGCCGGAGGCAGTCGAGGCTCCTTTGTCCTTGAGGAAGAACATCGCCAGAATCGTCAGCACGTACGGCAGCATGGCCGTGAACTGGGTCGGCAGGGAAAGGCCCTGCAGACGAATACTGAGTGCATCCATCAGTCCAAACAGGAAGCTGGAGGCCACGATTCCCAGCGGATGAGACTGCCCCAGCATCATCGCCACCAGTGCGATAAAACCGCGTCCCGCCGTCATGCCCTCAGAAAACATGGTCACCTGTCCCAACGAGAGCTGCGCTCCGGCCATCCCGCAGAGGACGCCGCAGACCACGATTGCCAGCACTTGCAGGCGAGTGGCTTTGAGGCCAATGCTGCGGGCTGCCGTATGGTTCATTCCGACCGCCAGCACGCGGAAGCCGGTCACCGTTCGGGTAAAAAAGAGGTGCAGCAAT
This sequence is a window from Brevibacillus composti. Protein-coding genes within it:
- a CDS encoding sulfite oxidase-like oxidoreductase, which produces MNKADRIKRMKVPAVDPALAKRLPPGQVLTERFPILHEGEVPVYDLKTWTLRVYGEVEQEVTLRYDDLLAMPQSALTCDIHCVTRWSRFDNRFEGVRFRDFLAAAGVVPKGSYVMLHGDHGYTANLALSDLDRDDVLLAHSFDGEPLTDKHGWPLRLIVPHLYFWKSVKWLRGIEFMTENKPGFWEQNGFHLNGDPFREERFSGEALPIPEDEWEKKEFD